In the genome of Rhodospirillales bacterium, the window GCGCTCCACCGACTGCCCCAGGCCGTCGCTACTTGTGGGCTCGATGTCCGGCGGCGTGGTGTCGGCCAACTCGCTTTCAATGATGTCTACACCGATGACGTCCTCCGAGTAGAGGGCCGCCAGCCGCCGGACGAGGTTTTCCAACTCGCGCACATTGCCCGGCCACCGGCACGACTTCAGCCGCTCCATGGCGGCGGTCTCCAGGATCTTCGGCGGTAACCCCTCTGCCGCCCCCTTGGTCATGAAATGGCGGACGAGCTCCGGGATGTCGGCGCTCCGTTCCCTGAGCGGCGGCAGACGGATCGGCACCACGTTGAGACGGAAGTACAGGTCTTCGCGAAAGATGCCCTGGCGGATCAGATGGCGCAGATCCCGGTGGGTGGCGGCGATGATGCGGAGGTTGGCGCGGATCGGTGTGCGCCCGCCGACGGTGGTGTACTCGCCCTCCTGGAGGACGCGCAGCAGCCGGGTCTGCGCCTCGGTCGGCATGTCGCCGATTTCGTCAAGGAACAACGTGCCGCCCTCGGCCTGCTCGAACCGGCCGACGCCGCGGGTGTTGGCGCCGGTAAAGGAGCCTTTCTCGTGCCCGAACAGCTCGCTCTCGATCAGCTCGCGCGGAATGGCCGCCATGTTGATGGCGACGAACGGCCCATCGCGCCGCTTGCCGTAGCGATGCAGGGCGCGCGCCACAAGTTCCTTGCCGGTGCCGGATTCGCCGACGATCAGCACCGTCAGGTCGGTGCCCATCAGCCGCGCCAAGGTCCTGTAGATTTCCTGCATCGCCGGCGAGCGGCCGATCAGCGGCGAGTCCTCGTCCTGGAACTCCGGCTCCGGATGGGCGGACGCCGCTGTCCGGTTCGGCACCTCCAGCGCCCGTCGCACGATGCCGATGAGTTCGTTCAGGTCGAACGGTTTCGGCAGGTACTCGAAAGCGCCGCGCTCCGTCGCCTTGACGGCCGTCAGCAGCGTGTTCTGCGCGCTCATCACCACGATCTTGAGCTCGGGGCGGATCTTGCGGATGCGCGGGACCAGGTCGAGGCCGTTTTCGTCCGGCATCAGGACGTCGGTGATGACC includes:
- the ntrC gene encoding nitrogen regulation protein NR(I); amino-acid sequence: MTVATVLVADDDPGIRTVVSQALERSGFQVRVTGHAATLWQWVSDGQGDVVITDVLMPDENGLDLVPRIRKIRPELKIVVMSAQNTLLTAVKATERGAFEYLPKPFDLNELIGIVRRALEVPNRTAASAHPEPEFQDEDSPLIGRSPAMQEIYRTLARLMGTDLTVLIVGESGTGKELVARALHRYGKRRDGPFVAINMAAIPRELIESELFGHEKGSFTGANTRGVGRFEQAEGGTLFLDEIGDMPTEAQTRLLRVLQEGEYTTVGGRTPIRANLRIIAATHRDLRHLIRQGIFREDLYFRLNVVPIRLPPLRERSADIPELVRHFMTKGAAEGLPPKILETAAMERLKSCRWPGNVRELENLVRRLAALYSEDVIGVDIIESELADTTPPDIEPTSSDGLGQSVERHIKSYFDAHGPALPAPGLFDRVLREVERPLIALTMEATGGNQIRAAEILGLNRNTLRKKIRELGIPVVRGGGR